A stretch of the Channa argus isolate prfri chromosome 9, Channa argus male v1.0, whole genome shotgun sequence genome encodes the following:
- the arhgef49 gene encoding uncharacterized protein arhgef49 isoform X1, with protein MPDVKAPLSCDYTSATSAAGSPPGCISTLDLIIDMEPCIANLSLSPNPLSSFSQHRPSIPHYSSLQGQSFPLMARCNSSTLLTNMGLRYYSSRQGPLGVGPGQGLAPGSCFHTGSNGRRPYRSMENLNWNTVTDSGLCTFSPAPYRSMDSEFILRYTSTSHWYNGPPDGSVVGAHGLVPSPESLVFYPRHGLPRKDLPLFPQLLFPGGIDELDARKGLREKLRLQSARSAVEHLKPLPLRPQVSPGAAPIEREGVNLAAAGSKGAMRITSPEEIKQEVLRRLQLRRQNSSPNLAVHSSPSSPKLVKTSYTTDHIAGNTSGSDCAPERRRPPMGRLYIPTFEEFKKMRQNQESIAGSVASQKPEADLQDAGAPDSKIIPTSDRAAPHLSCNEGDRVERRDPEELYRDKSIIERTGSSGEGLQTVTSSEESDPSSSNLVTSTHSPIRTGPSPRSPLQHLASSTQMRGASAGGDDGFTRRRRSSLEPAGSMPFPLCRENWERPSSCCPALLLEGADLSSYGAKIYKMKDGLIGSALDLIKKSCSAEISAEAPVRLSGDQDGGCDITAPSTDCQPSAVAMATSATACRAEAGDETPAGGGGERREEAGECQRDHLTDTCPSNRQHTGLGCRRSSSDAAYELAEIVRAQRECRLRPHYSDPMPADASKRKQLEMKIAAAARIHSHRRDRDRDRDRDSAPAAIRGRSEPPGEERQAGLGVTRSGQHRWSTISSLSADSGVVGLSDDREEEDSEPRRYRRSRGAEVERVDSGIGPGLSRTWKRPSASLRAWQAQRPCPDCGLRDGASKERGERMCERCSKLRTERKEAILEFLNTESSYGEDLRIIKEEFYCPMQSAGLLTAEQLAVVFSNVQELIDVNDRFTEHLQDSIDQAFDQGDEDLLTVYIGEIFLEFVNMLPAFQTYCLQQSTSVNMLNTLEKEKELLRIFLDVSQNDNTALRRMNLRSFLMAPLQRVTKYPLLLSRIIKVTPECHPDYARLREAKSRVESHLEHINMKTKQEGNGVTWSLRSFRRDSRKNREVINIEMREVSMKTVGWARENTRFVMEGPLQLSQPADGQWVKKGSKALKFQNVQSLLMVRTQRVSESSGQGTDLGARGDQGEGGGESIRDGVLVLIKDKSSGKFTVLREPIRLGNCVVSTEPDCEDTFEVLDIRRESFVFRASDKSRTQQWFHQIRRYTRDLGTWRKRRNALPNIMINTTQSRS; from the exons ATGCCAGACGTAAAGGCTCCACTATCATGTGACTACACCTCTGCCACCTCTGCTGCAGGCTCTCCACCTGGCTGCATCTCTACCCTTGACCTCATCATAGACATGGAGCCCTGCATCGCCAACCTGTCCCTGTCCCCCAACCCCCTGTCCTCCTTCTCCCAACACAGACCCAGCATCCCTCACTATTCGAGCCTTCAGGGGCAGTCCTTTCCCCTTATGGCCAGGTGTAACAGCAGCACCCTGCTCACAAACATGGGGCTGAGATACTACTCCAGCAGGCAGGGCCCTCTGGGGGTGGGGCCAGGTCAGGGGCTGGCTCCAGGCTCATGTTTTCACACTGGAAGCAATGGCAGGAGGCCTTATAGGAGTATGGAGAACCTCAACTGGAACACTGTGACAGACTCTGGTCTGTGCACATTCAGTCCTGCCCCCTACAGGAGCATGGACAGTGAGTTTATATTACGCTACACATCCACTAGTCACTGGTACAATGGGCCCCCAGATGGATCTGTGGTGGGGGCACATGGACTGGTGCCCAGCCCAGAGAGCCTGGTGTTTTACCCTCGACATGGGCTGCCCAGGAAGGATTTACCACTGTTTCCCCAGTTACTCTTTCCAGGTGGCATTGATGAATTGGATGCAAGGAAAGGCCTGAGAGAGAAGCTGCGCCTCCAGAGTGCAAGGTCAGCTGTTGAACATCTGAAACCCCTCCCACTGCGGCCTCAGGTGTCCCCAGGTGCTGCACCCATTGAAAGAGAGGGTGTGAATTTAGCAGCTGCTGGGTCTAAGGGTGCAATGCGCATCACCAGCCCCGAGGAGATCAAGCAGGAGGTCCTGAGGCGCTTACAGCTCCGGCGGCAGAACAGCAGCCCTAACCTGGCCGTCCACAGCTCTCCATCCAGCCCAAAACTGGTTAAGACATCTTACACAACAGACCACATTGCAGGTAACACAAGTGGATCTGATTGTGCACCAGAGCGCCGCAGGCCTCCCATGGGACGTCTGTATATTCCTACGTTCGAGGAGTTTAAGAAGATGAGGCAGAACCAGGAATCCATTGCAGGTTCTGTGGCATCTCAAAAACCTGAGGCTGACCTGCAAGATGCAGGAGCACCAGACAGTAAAATCATACCTACTTCTGATCGGGCTGCCCCTCATTTAAGTTGCAATGAAGGAGACAGAGTGGAAAGGAGGGATCCTGAGGAGTTGTATAGAGACAAAAGCATTATTGAAAGGACAGGAAGCAGTGGTGAAGGCTTGCAGACTGTCACTTCCTCAGAAGAATCTGACCCCTCCTCTTCCAACTTGGTTACTAGCACACATTCTCCCATTCGCACAGGCCCATCTCCACGTTCCCCCCTGCAGCATTTAGCCAGCTCAACCCAGATGAGAGGCGCTTCTGCGGGGGGAGATGACGGGTTTACCAGACGAAGGAGGAGCAGTCTGGAGCCAGCTGGATCGATGCCCTTCCCTCTTTGCAGGGAGAATTGGGAACGACCCTCCAGCTGTTGCCCAGCGCTCCTCCTGGAGGGGGCGGACCTATCCAGCTATGGAGCCAAAATCTATAAGATGAAGGATGGTCTTATTGGTTCTGCATTGGATCTCATTAAGAAGAG CTGCAGTGCAGAGATCTCCGCTGAGGCCCCCGTCAGGCTGTCAGGTGATCAGGACGGAGGCTGTGACATCACCGCCCCCTCGACCGACTGTCAGCCCTCCGCCGTTGCCATGGCAACGTCGGCAACGGCCTGCAGAGCTGAGGCTGGCGACGAGACgcctgcaggaggaggaggagaaagaagagaggaagcagGAGAATGC CAACGTGACCATTTGACTGACACGTGTCCTTCCAACCGGCAGCACACCGGTCTGGGCTGCAGGCGCTCCAGCTCAGACGCAGCCTATGAGCTGGCTGAGATTGTGAGGGCACAGCGCGAGTGCCGCCTCCGACCCCACTACAGCGACCCCATGCCAGCCGACGCCTCCAAGCGGAAACAGCTGGAGATGAAAATCGCTGCTGCCGCCCGGATCCACAGCCACCGCCGAGACAGGGACCgcgacagagacagagacagtg CACCTGCAGCAATCCGTGGTCGCTCAGAGCCCCCTGGTGAAGAGCGTCAGGCTGGTCTGGGCGTGACCCGGTCCGGGCAGCACCGCTGGAGCACCATCAGCAGTCTGAGTGCTGACAGTGGAGTGGTTGGTCTCAGTGATGATAGGGAGGAAGAGGACAGTGAGCCTCGGCGATACCGCAGGAGCCGGGGAGCCGAGGTTGAACGCGTAGACAGTGGCATCGGCCCAGGTCTGTCTCGCACCTGGAAGAGACCATCCGCTTCCCTCAGAGCTTGGCAGGCCCAGAGACCCTGTCCAGACTGTGGCCTGAGGGATGGGGCCTCCAAAGAGCGAGGGGAGCGCATGTGCGAACGTTGCTCGAAGCTGCGCACAGAGCGCAAAGAAGCCATCCTGGAGTTTCTGAACACGGAGTCGAGCTACGGCGAGGATCTGCGCATCATCAAAGAGGAATTTTATTGCCCAATGCAGAGCGCTGGGCTGCTGACAGCTGAGCAGCTTGCTGTGGTTTTTAGTAACGTTCAGGAACTGATAGATGTCAACGACCGTTTCACTGAACACCTGCAGGACAGCATCGACCAGGCCTTTGACCAG GGAGATGAGGATCTGCTGACAGTGTACATAGGAGAGATCTTTCTAGAGTTCGTCAACATGTTACCCGCCTTCCAGACCTACTGCCTGCAGCAGTCCACCTCTGTCAACATGCTCAACACactggagaaggagaaagaactGCTCAG AATCTTCCTGGATGTTTCCCAGAATGACAACACCGCACTGCGTCGAATGAACCTGCGCTCCTTCCTTATGGCGCCCCTCCAGCGGGTAACCAAATACCCACTCCTATTGAGCCGCATCATTAAGGTCACTCCCGAGTGTCACCCCGACTATGCGCGCCTCCGGGAGGCCAAGAGCCGGGTGGAGTCCCACCTGGAGCACATCAACATGAAGACCAAGCAGGAGGGCAATGGCGTCACCTGGTCTCTGCGCTCATTCCGCCGAGACAGCCGCAAAAATCGGGAGGTCATCAACATCGAGATGCGAGAGGTGTCCATGAAGACCGTGGGCTGGGCAAGAGAAAACACACGCTTCGTCATGGAGGGACCCCTCCAGCTGTCCCAGCCGGCCGATGGTCAGTGGGTGAAGAAGGGTAGCAAAGCCCTAAAGTTCCAAAATGTCCAGAGTCTGCTGATGGTGAGGACTCAGCGGGTGAGTGAAAGCTCTGGACAGGGCACTGACCTGGGGGCACGGGGAGAtcagggggagggagggggagagagcaTTCGAGATGGAGTGCTGGTTCTAATCAAGGACAAAAGCAGCGGGAAGTTCACAGTGCTGAGAGAGCCAATCCGTCTGGGAAACTGCGTGGTGTCAACGGAGCCGGACTGTGAGGACACATTCGAGGTGCTCGATATTCGTCGGGAGTCCTTCGTGTTCCGCGCCTCAGACAAATCCCGCACACAGCAGTGGTTCCATCAAATTAGGAGGTACACTCGAGACTTGGGCACCTGGAGGAAAAGGCGCAATGCTTTGCCCAACATCATGATCAACACAACCCAGAGCCGCTCCTGA
- the arhgef49 gene encoding uncharacterized protein arhgef49 isoform X2, with the protein MPDVKAPLSCDYTSATSAAGSPPGCISTLDLIIDMEPCIANLSLSPNPLSSFSQHRPSIPHYSSLQGQSFPLMARCNSSTLLTNMGLRYYSSRQGPLGVGPGQGLAPGSCFHTGSNGRRPYRSMENLNWNTVTDSGLCTFSPAPYRSMDSEFILRYTSTSHWYNGPPDGSVVGAHGLVPSPESLVFYPRHGLPRKDLPLFPQLLFPGGIDELDARKGLREKLRLQSARSAVEHLKPLPLRPQVSPGAAPIEREGVNLAAAGSKGAMRITSPEEIKQEVLRRLQLRRQNSSPNLAVHSSPSSPKLVKTSYTTDHIAGNTSGSDCAPERRRPPMGRLYIPTFEEFKKMRQNQESIAGSVASQKPEADLQDAGAPDSKIIPTSDRAAPHLSCNEGDRVERRDPEELYRDKSIIERTGSSGEGLQTVTSSEESDPSSSNLVTSTHSPIRTGPSPRSPLQHLASSTQMRGASAGGDDGFTRRRRSSLEPAGSMPFPLCRENWERPSSCCPALLLEGADLSSYGAKIYKMKDGLIGSALDLIKKSCSAEISAEAPVRLSGDQDGGCDITAPSTDCQPSAVAMATSATACRAEAGDETPAGGGGERREEAGECHTGLGCRRSSSDAAYELAEIVRAQRECRLRPHYSDPMPADASKRKQLEMKIAAAARIHSHRRDRDRDRDRDSAPAAIRGRSEPPGEERQAGLGVTRSGQHRWSTISSLSADSGVVGLSDDREEEDSEPRRYRRSRGAEVERVDSGIGPGLSRTWKRPSASLRAWQAQRPCPDCGLRDGASKERGERMCERCSKLRTERKEAILEFLNTESSYGEDLRIIKEEFYCPMQSAGLLTAEQLAVVFSNVQELIDVNDRFTEHLQDSIDQAFDQGDEDLLTVYIGEIFLEFVNMLPAFQTYCLQQSTSVNMLNTLEKEKELLRIFLDVSQNDNTALRRMNLRSFLMAPLQRVTKYPLLLSRIIKVTPECHPDYARLREAKSRVESHLEHINMKTKQEGNGVTWSLRSFRRDSRKNREVINIEMREVSMKTVGWARENTRFVMEGPLQLSQPADGQWVKKGSKALKFQNVQSLLMVRTQRVSESSGQGTDLGARGDQGEGGGESIRDGVLVLIKDKSSGKFTVLREPIRLGNCVVSTEPDCEDTFEVLDIRRESFVFRASDKSRTQQWFHQIRRYTRDLGTWRKRRNALPNIMINTTQSRS; encoded by the exons ATGCCAGACGTAAAGGCTCCACTATCATGTGACTACACCTCTGCCACCTCTGCTGCAGGCTCTCCACCTGGCTGCATCTCTACCCTTGACCTCATCATAGACATGGAGCCCTGCATCGCCAACCTGTCCCTGTCCCCCAACCCCCTGTCCTCCTTCTCCCAACACAGACCCAGCATCCCTCACTATTCGAGCCTTCAGGGGCAGTCCTTTCCCCTTATGGCCAGGTGTAACAGCAGCACCCTGCTCACAAACATGGGGCTGAGATACTACTCCAGCAGGCAGGGCCCTCTGGGGGTGGGGCCAGGTCAGGGGCTGGCTCCAGGCTCATGTTTTCACACTGGAAGCAATGGCAGGAGGCCTTATAGGAGTATGGAGAACCTCAACTGGAACACTGTGACAGACTCTGGTCTGTGCACATTCAGTCCTGCCCCCTACAGGAGCATGGACAGTGAGTTTATATTACGCTACACATCCACTAGTCACTGGTACAATGGGCCCCCAGATGGATCTGTGGTGGGGGCACATGGACTGGTGCCCAGCCCAGAGAGCCTGGTGTTTTACCCTCGACATGGGCTGCCCAGGAAGGATTTACCACTGTTTCCCCAGTTACTCTTTCCAGGTGGCATTGATGAATTGGATGCAAGGAAAGGCCTGAGAGAGAAGCTGCGCCTCCAGAGTGCAAGGTCAGCTGTTGAACATCTGAAACCCCTCCCACTGCGGCCTCAGGTGTCCCCAGGTGCTGCACCCATTGAAAGAGAGGGTGTGAATTTAGCAGCTGCTGGGTCTAAGGGTGCAATGCGCATCACCAGCCCCGAGGAGATCAAGCAGGAGGTCCTGAGGCGCTTACAGCTCCGGCGGCAGAACAGCAGCCCTAACCTGGCCGTCCACAGCTCTCCATCCAGCCCAAAACTGGTTAAGACATCTTACACAACAGACCACATTGCAGGTAACACAAGTGGATCTGATTGTGCACCAGAGCGCCGCAGGCCTCCCATGGGACGTCTGTATATTCCTACGTTCGAGGAGTTTAAGAAGATGAGGCAGAACCAGGAATCCATTGCAGGTTCTGTGGCATCTCAAAAACCTGAGGCTGACCTGCAAGATGCAGGAGCACCAGACAGTAAAATCATACCTACTTCTGATCGGGCTGCCCCTCATTTAAGTTGCAATGAAGGAGACAGAGTGGAAAGGAGGGATCCTGAGGAGTTGTATAGAGACAAAAGCATTATTGAAAGGACAGGAAGCAGTGGTGAAGGCTTGCAGACTGTCACTTCCTCAGAAGAATCTGACCCCTCCTCTTCCAACTTGGTTACTAGCACACATTCTCCCATTCGCACAGGCCCATCTCCACGTTCCCCCCTGCAGCATTTAGCCAGCTCAACCCAGATGAGAGGCGCTTCTGCGGGGGGAGATGACGGGTTTACCAGACGAAGGAGGAGCAGTCTGGAGCCAGCTGGATCGATGCCCTTCCCTCTTTGCAGGGAGAATTGGGAACGACCCTCCAGCTGTTGCCCAGCGCTCCTCCTGGAGGGGGCGGACCTATCCAGCTATGGAGCCAAAATCTATAAGATGAAGGATGGTCTTATTGGTTCTGCATTGGATCTCATTAAGAAGAG CTGCAGTGCAGAGATCTCCGCTGAGGCCCCCGTCAGGCTGTCAGGTGATCAGGACGGAGGCTGTGACATCACCGCCCCCTCGACCGACTGTCAGCCCTCCGCCGTTGCCATGGCAACGTCGGCAACGGCCTGCAGAGCTGAGGCTGGCGACGAGACgcctgcaggaggaggaggagaaagaagagaggaagcagGAGAATGC CACACCGGTCTGGGCTGCAGGCGCTCCAGCTCAGACGCAGCCTATGAGCTGGCTGAGATTGTGAGGGCACAGCGCGAGTGCCGCCTCCGACCCCACTACAGCGACCCCATGCCAGCCGACGCCTCCAAGCGGAAACAGCTGGAGATGAAAATCGCTGCTGCCGCCCGGATCCACAGCCACCGCCGAGACAGGGACCgcgacagagacagagacagtg CACCTGCAGCAATCCGTGGTCGCTCAGAGCCCCCTGGTGAAGAGCGTCAGGCTGGTCTGGGCGTGACCCGGTCCGGGCAGCACCGCTGGAGCACCATCAGCAGTCTGAGTGCTGACAGTGGAGTGGTTGGTCTCAGTGATGATAGGGAGGAAGAGGACAGTGAGCCTCGGCGATACCGCAGGAGCCGGGGAGCCGAGGTTGAACGCGTAGACAGTGGCATCGGCCCAGGTCTGTCTCGCACCTGGAAGAGACCATCCGCTTCCCTCAGAGCTTGGCAGGCCCAGAGACCCTGTCCAGACTGTGGCCTGAGGGATGGGGCCTCCAAAGAGCGAGGGGAGCGCATGTGCGAACGTTGCTCGAAGCTGCGCACAGAGCGCAAAGAAGCCATCCTGGAGTTTCTGAACACGGAGTCGAGCTACGGCGAGGATCTGCGCATCATCAAAGAGGAATTTTATTGCCCAATGCAGAGCGCTGGGCTGCTGACAGCTGAGCAGCTTGCTGTGGTTTTTAGTAACGTTCAGGAACTGATAGATGTCAACGACCGTTTCACTGAACACCTGCAGGACAGCATCGACCAGGCCTTTGACCAG GGAGATGAGGATCTGCTGACAGTGTACATAGGAGAGATCTTTCTAGAGTTCGTCAACATGTTACCCGCCTTCCAGACCTACTGCCTGCAGCAGTCCACCTCTGTCAACATGCTCAACACactggagaaggagaaagaactGCTCAG AATCTTCCTGGATGTTTCCCAGAATGACAACACCGCACTGCGTCGAATGAACCTGCGCTCCTTCCTTATGGCGCCCCTCCAGCGGGTAACCAAATACCCACTCCTATTGAGCCGCATCATTAAGGTCACTCCCGAGTGTCACCCCGACTATGCGCGCCTCCGGGAGGCCAAGAGCCGGGTGGAGTCCCACCTGGAGCACATCAACATGAAGACCAAGCAGGAGGGCAATGGCGTCACCTGGTCTCTGCGCTCATTCCGCCGAGACAGCCGCAAAAATCGGGAGGTCATCAACATCGAGATGCGAGAGGTGTCCATGAAGACCGTGGGCTGGGCAAGAGAAAACACACGCTTCGTCATGGAGGGACCCCTCCAGCTGTCCCAGCCGGCCGATGGTCAGTGGGTGAAGAAGGGTAGCAAAGCCCTAAAGTTCCAAAATGTCCAGAGTCTGCTGATGGTGAGGACTCAGCGGGTGAGTGAAAGCTCTGGACAGGGCACTGACCTGGGGGCACGGGGAGAtcagggggagggagggggagagagcaTTCGAGATGGAGTGCTGGTTCTAATCAAGGACAAAAGCAGCGGGAAGTTCACAGTGCTGAGAGAGCCAATCCGTCTGGGAAACTGCGTGGTGTCAACGGAGCCGGACTGTGAGGACACATTCGAGGTGCTCGATATTCGTCGGGAGTCCTTCGTGTTCCGCGCCTCAGACAAATCCCGCACACAGCAGTGGTTCCATCAAATTAGGAGGTACACTCGAGACTTGGGCACCTGGAGGAAAAGGCGCAATGCTTTGCCCAACATCATGATCAACACAACCCAGAGCCGCTCCTGA